The window agtctcctgtctaactctgtgagggggaaactacccctaggtagTATATTTTGATGTGTACAACTTGTTGCGGGGattacgtatgcacgaggtgacgagactccgtacgtagttagatttatattattgtccgggtagacttaggttatagggattatccttgcttgtttaattccttattttacatttctacttgagactagacttgctattgtagagactttaCGATTTCACGATTCGTCACCGAATAACTTCACTCCTCTTACGGCATCTTACGGTATGTTTACGTGGtatatatgtttcattgaaaggtttttgttaaagaaatttcaactcacacgtttattcgtgagtggggtcaaggacccgtcaaagcttcttactcttatgggatcaggttatTTGCCTCAGcgggattatgtatttcactcttatgggatcgggtcgatcgcctcggcaggatttatgtaccacactctcatgggagcgggccgttcacctcggcagtttaatagatgcatctatggttcgtgtcgttcgaccctcggcagtgcacagtttaaatatttatgttggatcgggccgtacaccttggcatttcctatatcatatcctcatggaatcatgcgtaatatttggcaagaagtcGGTGATTCTGTGAGTTTTCCCGATTTGAGTTATGACAATTCATGTGATAagatccactatatctatatatatgctccggttaaggagggaatttcgaaTGGAGAACTTGAGTTCCTCGTAAATAGGGGGATTTGTATCttgtttatctcatttatttactctacctcatatttacttacctctttactgtacctgatattatggGACTACTaatgagtgtcgatgtcgacccctcgtcactactcctccggggttagactagatacttactgggtacacgttgattacgtactcatactacacttgctgcatatttttgtgcaggtacatatgtgactagtggccttgtgagagtaGAGGCGTGTATTCATgcggggacttacgtgagctACATTCCTAAGACCCGCAGCTGGCagaatctccttcagagtatttatattttttctgtccaaatttgtatttcggacagatagtgtattttattttacattcctagttgatgctcatgcacttgtgacaccagattttggggtgattatgggttgttctgtattgaaattgttaaaaatattattatttacactgtaaattccatcttttactatttaattgaaggaaaatatgacttcaaaaatattaaaatgagaaccaaattaagtatttatttttggcttgtctgacagcggtgtccgacgccatcacaacctttaatggattttggatcgAGACATGAAACACTTTCTCTCCGACCTTCCAATTTTTCAAGCACTTTCCCTTCAACTTTCGCTTATTAGAGCACTTTCTCTCCAACTTTTCAATTGCCGTGCAACTTTCCAATTGTTGAAGCACTATCTCTCCGACTTCTAACTTTTTATTGCCCACTTTTCtccaatttttaaagaaaaacttCTTTCTCTTGTGCAATGTTCgctttgattcttttttttttttaaatctgtaATATTTTTTCTCAATTCTTCTCAGCATGATTTTTTTTCATGCATATATCATTTGTCCGACGGTCTCAGCATGATTGTTTTTCTTGCATATACTGCAAGGTAGAAAAATTTCTTTTCTGGTTGATTCTCTTGGTATCTTTTGCAATATAAAGGCCTCTTCGGTTGATTTTTCATCTCTAATTGCCCTGCTTTGCTCAACAGCTTGCAAAGCATTGACTAAATCATTAACCAAAAAGACACGTATCATGTATTCATTGAGTTGACGTAAATACCAGCTACGAGTAAATTTTTACCTGATTATAATCAGCCTGAGACCTCTAATGCTTCGTTTCAATAGGAATGTTAACTTAAGGTCATCAAGAgctaacaattttttttaaaaaaaaaggaatataaGTTATACACGCGGACAACCGATGCAGTTTAATAACACAATATCATATGTTATACTTGGACCAATAAACGCAAAAATTGAAAAACTTGCAAAGGAGAAGGTATTTCACGCTCATAACATGCTGAAATGAAGGGAAAATACCAAAACTAAGGAACTGAAATAGCGTATTTCTTTTTTATACACAAATTTTCAGAAGGAAATATTCTACTTTGAGAAATAGTCCTCAGTCCGTCCCTTGAATCCAATTTGTCCAAAAGTTAGGCAGATGAACAAGCCCAAATGCCAGCAGACCAACCATAGCCTGTCCACAACACATATCCAATTTAAAAATTGCAACAAATTTCTTGAACTATAAAATGAACTTTTACTATCTTCCCcgattttcttcaaaaatatcaaattatatgcAAACTTTTCTAGAAAAAGTTTTAAGTATGGACTATTACAAAAACCAGTGCAACCTGAGATGCGTGAAGAACACAGTAGTTCTAAATCGAAAATTGGTTTTCTCAAGAGTTTAAGTTCTATCGACAacgtaagatatatatatatacacacaattaTTAAGTAACTTATAAGATAATTATATGTAAATCTCTATGATAATAGTAATTCATCACCTCGGTAACTAACCTACTATATATAAATTATTGTACACCGTCAATCAGGGGGCGAAGCTACACTTTGGTTAGGGTGATCAATTGACCACCCTTTGTCGGAAATTACACAgcgtatataggtaaaatattaggttttagaagtacataacatatattgaacacacTTTGTCGGaatttatttttacttattttaaatttgaacacccttacaTCGCCTCTTTCAACGATAATCtacgtcaatatatatatatatatatatatatatatatatatatatatatatatatatatatatatataatttacaagaaatttcAATTATTGTGTACATGGCAGAAATTAAATGTGTTGAGAGTATACCAGAACTGAGAAGTGAGAGCAGGTCCAGTGGGGAAATGAGAGAGTTCAGTGCCAATACTATCAAAGAAAAGGCCACTCAAACTCTTGCCATTGATTACTGGAATGCTTGAAGGAGCCAACCATCCAATCAAACCAAATCCAATCACATTCAAATCTCTCCTCAGCCAGTCTCTTTcaaaacttcaaaacatcatgTGGTAAAAACAATCATCTATAAATAGGTAAAAGAAAATGGAAATATATCAACCATTGCAATTGTATGGATCTTTATCAAGTCATTTACCAAGTAAATTTGCCTCCTGAAGCTTGTGCTACCCTTAAAGGGTTTCTTGCTGTCACTGGTGATTTCAAGaagcctaaaaagaaaaaaattgaagagattttatttatttattttaaaagcacaCGTTATTGACAGTATacagaacttaaactcttttACAAAGAATTTAAGACTAAAATATTTACACCATAAGTTCAATTTTACCGGCTATAGAATGTTATTACTTTTTTTCAGGTTACTGTATCAGGCTTGTTACAAATTATTGTAAATCAACTTAACGTGATGGAACAAAAAAATCTATACCTGAGCTGAGGCAAACCTtctttggagaagaaagagatGAACTAACTAAGCCTAGAACAGTTGATGCAGTGGACATTGTTGCTGCCATTTTTGTTTAATTTCCTTTTCTCTGAATAGTATTAATTCAGTTAGTGTCAAGAGGGGTCACTAGGAATAGAGAGTGGAGGAAAATAATCGAGGATTTTATAAGTGGACAGTATAGATATTTGGGAAATATGTGGTGACAAGTAGGGTTGTCTCTTTCATAAAATTCATAGATGTTCTGTTGATCAATGCCTTATTGCCATGTGGATTTTTATGGATAAACTGGTCTGTATTTTGGATAATGGGCTCTACTTACTTCTTATTGGGAAATtcctctttttttcaatttttcattctCATATTAATAACTCCGACATCAGTTAGTATTATATAACTATCCTATTATTTTACTCCatatttaagatgaaataaaaAATGTGTATTAGAAAATCATGTATGACAAAAATCCTTTAAACTATGACTAGCTCATATAATCATCTTTTGCTTAACATCTCTCGTTACATTCTGATAATGTTAATAGCGCTGATTTTGTAAATATAGGagattattttaaataaaatattcatGTATACATCAATTTAAAAGGTATTTTCGGGGCGAGCCCTGGTGCGAGGTGCACCAAAACTATCCTAAGGCGATGGTGTGgagcgaaagtctcaagaggcgtactcCCAGCAATTCGGGCGTATACCAGGCGTTGAGGCGCATTTTTGGAGTGAGGCATAAGCCCAAGagactttttaaaattaaaaaataaatgttGAATAAGTCCTTAATATAATACCCAAAATCTCAAAAGTCAgctggtaattactcaaaagtttaaAAAAGGAACTTGAATATCAAATTAAAGGTCAAGACCTTTTTTTATTGCTAGAAGCCCTAATTTATAGTGTTActcaattctttatcttgtccgctagtttGTTACTATCTGCTAAAAGCAACGTacaattaatttttatttttttttcaaatacaaagaaaactctCAAgctacttgtgcttgtaagtagcatataatgaattaatttgactagTTTTAGTGGGGATGGAGTATATCTATAAATATATTTCActtatttataattttcttcaattttacctatttaaaaatatttactgtcattatattattatataaaatattaaaaattaaatacctatgagACTTACGCCTCGCCGAGACATATGTAAAAACGCCCACGCCTACATCATAACTTTTCTcttaaaaatatttcattttatataattaaagtcgagatttgtaaatattttaatttataatcatGTTATGTTAATTGCTTTAACTTCCTGTGATGATAAAAACTTCCTGTGATGATAAAACCAAATATTATAATATTGGACCAAGTGATTTGACATATCTCAAGCGTAACAATCATTGAAATCAAACACATGTTCTGGATGATACAATATATTACgcatccacttatatatatagatGTTAAAGAATAAGATTTTATACTCGTAAAGAAAACTTTCTCCAAGTACCAATTAGGTTGtctttagttttcttaatttttttgtaCTGAACCGGACCAGGCTAAGATCATCATAAGAATTGTTTGCACAGGCCAA is drawn from Nicotiana tabacum cultivar K326 chromosome 22, ASM71507v2, whole genome shotgun sequence and contains these coding sequences:
- the LOC107767419 gene encoding photosystem I subunit O-like yields the protein MAATMSTASTVLGLVSSSLSSPKKVCLSSGFLKSPVTARNPLRVAQASGGKFTCFERDWLRRDLNVIGFGLIGWLAPSSIPVINGKSLSGLFFDSIGTELSHFPTGPALTSQFWLWLVCWHLGLFICLTFGQIGFKGRTEDYFSK